The following proteins are encoded in a genomic region of Hippoglossus hippoglossus isolate fHipHip1 chromosome 3, fHipHip1.pri, whole genome shotgun sequence:
- the irx3a gene encoding iroquois-class homeodomain protein IRX-3a produces the protein MSFPQLGYQYIRPIYPPERQGIASNARAGTELSPSGALSNVLSTMYGSPFAAAAQGYGAFLPYSNDISIFNQLGAQYELKDSPGVQHPGFAHHHPAFYPYGQYQFGDPSRPKNATRESTSTLKAWLSEHRKNPYPTKGEKIMLAIITKMTLTQVSTWFANARRRLKKENKMTWAPRNRTDEEGNVYSSDHEGEEGDKREDEEEIDLENIDTENIESKDDLDDQDDLHSDIKLDGRSDSEISDGYEDLQGPDQRFLKAVGKDGKDVERSGEHFHSHHHHHSHHSPLDLKASQANGEPLKLNPVSAGSPPSENNPAPAQKPKIWSLAETATAPDNPRKSPQMNGGNSAGPAAQTIIAPHRLISSCPVGKIHNWTNRAFSAHQLALLNSNHYLGLANQATATGLALYSSRHTEDKSHSSETPVTGTCPRH, from the exons ATGTCTTTCCCTCAGCTGGGATATCAGTACATCCGACCGATATACCCGCCGGAGCGCCAGGGGATCGCCAGCAATGCCCGGGCCGGGACAGAGCTCAGTCCGTCCGGCGCGCTCTCCAACGTCCTCTCCACTATGTATGGATCTCCTTTCGCCGCGGCAGCGCAGGGCTACGGAGCGTTTCTGCCTTACTCCAACGACATATCTATTTTCAATCAGCTG ggtGCTCAGTATGAGCTGAAAGACAGTCCCGGTGTCCAGCACCCAGGGTTCGCCCACCATCACCCTGCTTTCTACCCATACGGCCAGTACCAGTTCGGTGACCCGTCCAGACCCAAGAACGCCACCAGGGAGAGCACCAGCACCCTGAAGGCCTGGCTCAGCGAGCACCGCAAGAACCCCTACCCCACCAAGGGCGAGAAGATCATGCTGGCCATCATCACCAAGATGACCCTCACCCAGGTGTCCACCTGGTTCGCCAACGCCAGGAGGAGGCTAAAGAAGGAGAACAAGATGACGTGGGCCCCGCGGAACCGCACCGACGAAGAGGGGAATGTTTACAGCAGCGATCacgagggggaggagggggacaagagggaggacgaggaggagatcGACCTGGAGAACATCGACACGGAGAATATCGAGAGCAAGGACGACTTGGACGACCAGGACGACCTGCATTCAGACATTAAACTCGACGGGAGGAGTGACTCTGAGATTTCTGACGGCTATGAGGATTTACAAGGGCCCGACCAGAGGTTTCTAAAGGCTGTGGGGAAAGATGGCAAAGACGTGGAGAGAAGTGGGGAGCACTTCCacagccaccaccaccaccacagccacCACTCTCCTTTGGACCTCAAAGCGTCCCAGGCGAACGGGGAGCCTCTCAAACTCAACCCGGTGTCCGCGGGCTCGCCGCCCTCAGAGAACAATCCTGCCCCGGCCCAGAAGCCAAAGATCTGGTCTTTGGCAGAAACGGCCACGGCGCCTGACAATCCGCGCAAATCGCCGCAAATGAACGGCGGCAACTCCGCGGGGCCCGCTGCCCAGACCATAATCGCCCCCCACAGACTAATCTCTTCTTGTCCCGTTGGGAAAATCCACAACTGGACGAACCGGGCCTTCTCGGCGCACCAGCTGGCTTTACTGAACTCTAACCACTACCTGGGACTGGCGAACCAGGCCACCGCCACGGGCCTGGCCCTCTACAGCAGCAGGCACACGGAGGACAAGAGTCATAGTTCAGAGACTCCAGTCACAGGTACTTGTCCCCGACACTGA